One window from the genome of Hyperolius riggenbachi isolate aHypRig1 chromosome 6, aHypRig1.pri, whole genome shotgun sequence encodes:
- the VAMP3 gene encoding vesicle-associated membrane protein 3 produces MSAPAAPSDASGSNRRLQQTQAQVNEVVDIMRVNVDKVLERDQKLTDLDDRADALQAGASQFETSAARLKRKYWWKNCKMWAILIAVIVVIIIIIIVWSVS; encoded by the exons GTCAGCCCCCGCAGCCCCCAGCGATGCTTCAGGCAGCAATCGGCGCCTGCAACAGACACAGGCTCAGGTGAACGAG GTGGTGGACATTATGAGAGTCAATGTGgacaaagtcctggagagggacCAGAAGTTGACCGATTTAGACGATCGAGCAGACGCCCTCCAGGCTGGAGCCTCACAGTTTGAGACCAGCGCAGCCAGACTAAAGAGAAAATACTGGTGGAAGAACTGCAAG ATGTGGGCCATACTAATAGCAGTGATAGTGgtaatcatcatcattatcattg TGTGGAGCGTATCGTGA